A DNA window from Melanotaenia boesemani isolate fMelBoe1 chromosome 6, fMelBoe1.pri, whole genome shotgun sequence contains the following coding sequences:
- the rbm24b gene encoding RNA-binding protein 24b, which produces MMHSAQKDTTFTKIFVGGLPYHTTDASLRKYFEVFGDIEEAVVITDRQTGKSRGYGFVTMADRASADRACKDPNPIIDGRKANVNLAYLGAKPRVIQPGFAFGVPQIHPAFIQRPYGIPAHYVYPQAFVQPSVVIPHVQPSAATATAAAATSPYLDYTGAAYAQYSAAATAAAAAAAYEQYPYAASPAPTSYMTTAGYGYTVQQPLATAATPGAAAAAAAFSQYQPQQLQTDRMQ; this is translated from the exons ACGTTCACCAAGATCTTTGTGGGAGGCCTTCCTTATCACACAACGGACGCAAGTCTGAGAAAGTATTTCGAGGTCTTTGGAGACATCGAAGAAGCTGTTGTTATAACTGATCGACAGACGGGGAAATCCAGAGGTTATGGATTT GTGACCATGGCCGACCGGGCTTCAGCTGACCGAGCCTGTAAGGACCCCAATCCCATTATAGATGGCAGGAAAGCCAATGTGAACTTGGCCTACCTGGGGGCGAAACCCAGAGTCATTCAGCCAG GATTTGCATTCGGTGTGCCTCAGATCCATCCGGCATTCATCCAAAGACCTTATGG GATCCCAGCCCACTATGTCTATCCTCAGGCCTTTGTCCAACCCAGTGTGGTGATCCCTCATGTACAACCATCTGCTGCTACagcaacagctgctgctgcaaccTCCCCATACCTTGACTATACTGGAGCAGCTTATGCCCAGTACTCTGCTGCTGCCACggctgctgccgctgctgctgcttaTGAGCAGTATCCATATGCAGCCTCACCAGCACCAACGAGCTACATGACTACTGCAGGGTATGGATACACTGTCCAACAGCCACTCGCCACTGCTGCCACCccaggagctgctgctgctgctgcagccttcAGCCAGTACCAGCCCCAGCAGCTCCAGACAGATCGCATGCAGTAA